The Endozoicomonas montiporae CL-33 genome contains a region encoding:
- the glpB gene encoding glycerol-3-phosphate dehydrogenase subunit GlpB yields MKYNSIIIGGGLAGLTSAIRCAEAGLKTALISAGDSALTFASGSIDVLGIRPNNSLVQYPFEEISHLPSGHPFQKLGAGQVKQSLHFFTGQMAKAGIEMSSHEQQNHSRLTALGAVRPSWLSQTGTKALSIAAPAAGLRRVAIINIAGFRDFQPALVAAGMKKHPEFAGIEFRVADIKAETLNINARNAYELRSLELARLLKRDLFSQPKGLTIFASAIQKAAGNADLVVLPSVLAVEKGNELVSQLEAQTGLTICELGTLPPSLPGMRMASALKQRYRELGGLLLEGDEVQSGQFENGQLHSVKTRLNPHMPLEAEHFILATGSFFSRGLDSSRSTLSDKTFNLDVVEAGQREQWSKERFLNGSQHGFSYFGVETNEHFNPYQDGQAINNLYCAGGVLGGFNSVAEASAGGVAISTGWFAANQIIAQHSQTIGTEK; encoded by the coding sequence ATGAAGTACAACAGCATTATTATTGGCGGCGGCCTTGCCGGTCTGACCAGTGCAATCCGCTGCGCTGAAGCCGGCCTGAAAACAGCACTGATCAGTGCGGGCGACAGCGCCCTGACTTTTGCGTCCGGCTCTATTGATGTATTGGGTATTCGCCCGAACAACTCATTAGTGCAATATCCTTTTGAAGAAATCAGTCATCTGCCATCCGGTCACCCTTTCCAGAAACTGGGTGCTGGTCAGGTGAAACAAAGCCTGCACTTTTTCACTGGGCAAATGGCAAAAGCCGGTATTGAAATGTCCAGCCATGAACAACAGAACCATAGCCGCTTAACGGCTCTGGGCGCTGTACGACCCTCCTGGCTGAGTCAAACCGGAACAAAAGCTCTATCCATTGCCGCACCAGCAGCAGGCCTGCGTCGTGTAGCCATCATTAATATTGCAGGCTTTCGCGATTTTCAGCCTGCTCTGGTTGCCGCTGGCATGAAAAAGCATCCGGAGTTTGCCGGTATCGAATTCAGGGTTGCTGACATTAAAGCTGAAACCCTGAATATCAACGCCAGAAATGCCTATGAGTTGCGCTCTCTGGAACTGGCTCGACTGCTAAAACGTGACCTGTTCAGCCAGCCAAAAGGGTTGACCATTTTTGCCTCTGCCATACAGAAAGCAGCCGGTAATGCAGATCTGGTGGTTTTACCGTCTGTACTGGCCGTTGAAAAGGGTAACGAACTGGTCAGCCAGCTGGAAGCTCAAACCGGTCTGACTATCTGTGAACTGGGCACACTACCTCCGTCATTGCCAGGTATGCGAATGGCAAGTGCACTCAAACAGCGTTATCGAGAGCTCGGAGGCTTGCTTCTTGAGGGTGATGAAGTTCAGTCTGGTCAATTTGAAAATGGTCAGCTGCACTCTGTTAAAACACGACTGAACCCACATATGCCTCTGGAAGCAGAGCACTTTATTCTGGCAACCGGCAGCTTCTTTAGTCGTGGTCTGGACAGCAGTCGTTCAACCCTGTCCGATAAAACCTTCAACCTCGATGTTGTTGAAGCCGGTCAGCGTGAGCAGTGGTCAAAGGAACGCTTCCTGAACGGCAGTCAGCACGGCTTCAGTTACTTTGGTGTTGAAACCAATGAGCACTTCAACCCTTATCAGGATGGGCAGGCTATCAATAATCTGTACTGCGCCGGTGGTGTACTGGGAGGCTTCAATTCAGTCGCCGAAGCCAGTGCCGGAGGTGTTGCCATCAGTACGGGCTGGTTTGCCGCCAACCAGATCATTGCACAGCACAGCCAAACCATCGGGACAGAGAAGTAA
- the glpC gene encoding anaerobic glycerol-3-phosphate dehydrogenase subunit GlpC — protein MLNLIDTSFDNCIKCTVCTTRCPVAEANPDYPGPKQAGPDGERLRIKNPELYDEALKHCTNCKRCEVACPSGVHVGTVIQLAKAKHGGYKKGPREFMLSHTDLMGSLSSPAAPIVNTVTKLKPVKKLLDKTLGIDERRTLPKYTDQTFRSWFNKQSGTQEQFKRKVSFFHGCFTNYNDPTVGKNLVAVLNAMNIGVNLLKKEKCCGVPLIANGFFDKARKNAELNMSQFADSLTKTECVIATEPSCTMTLRDEYPEVLDVDNSDIKDQIFFASAFIAREFAKGNSPDMKPVKLRVAYHSPCHLIKAGGVIHTMELLNSIPGLEVIMLDQKCCGMSGTYGFKKENYDTSQSIGQGIFDQIEALGVDYVVTDCESCKMQVEMNTGHTVLHPLTLLAQSLT, from the coding sequence ATGTTGAATCTCATTGATACCAGTTTTGACAACTGCATTAAATGTACCGTCTGCACCACTCGCTGCCCGGTCGCCGAAGCCAATCCGGATTATCCTGGTCCCAAGCAAGCTGGCCCCGATGGCGAACGTCTGCGTATAAAAAATCCGGAACTGTACGACGAAGCCCTGAAGCACTGCACCAACTGCAAACGCTGCGAAGTGGCCTGCCCTTCCGGTGTTCATGTGGGTACCGTTATTCAGCTGGCAAAAGCAAAACACGGTGGTTACAAGAAAGGGCCACGTGAATTTATGCTGAGTCACACCGATTTGATGGGTAGCCTGTCCTCTCCGGCAGCACCGATTGTTAATACAGTGACCAAACTGAAACCGGTTAAAAAGCTGCTGGATAAAACCCTCGGGATCGACGAGCGTCGTACATTGCCCAAGTATACCGACCAGACGTTCCGAAGCTGGTTCAACAAACAATCGGGTACTCAGGAACAATTCAAACGGAAAGTCAGCTTCTTCCATGGCTGCTTTACCAACTATAACGACCCGACTGTCGGCAAAAATCTGGTCGCTGTTCTGAACGCCATGAATATTGGCGTGAATCTTCTGAAAAAAGAGAAGTGCTGTGGTGTACCTTTGATTGCAAATGGCTTCTTTGACAAAGCCCGCAAAAACGCCGAGTTGAATATGAGCCAGTTCGCAGACTCGCTCACGAAAACCGAATGCGTGATTGCGACTGAACCCAGCTGCACCATGACCCTGCGGGATGAATACCCGGAAGTTCTGGACGTTGATAACAGCGATATCAAAGACCAGATTTTCTTTGCCTCTGCTTTTATTGCCCGAGAGTTTGCCAAAGGCAATTCGCCGGATATGAAGCCGGTAAAACTGCGAGTGGCTTATCACAGCCCATGCCACCTGATTAAAGCCGGTGGTGTCATTCACACCATGGAACTGCTGAACAGTATTCCGGGACTGGAAGTGATTATGCTGGATCAGAAATGCTGCGGCATGTCCGGAACCTATGGTTTCAAGAAAGAAAATTACGACACCTCCCAGAGTATCGGCCAGGGTATCTTTGACCAGATCGAAGCTCTGGGAGTGGACTATGTCGTGACAGACTGTGAATCCTGCAAGATGCAGGTAGAGATGAACACCGGTCACACCGTTTTGCATCCACTGACGCTTTTAGCTCAATCTTTGACCTGA
- a CDS encoding DeoR/GlpR family transcriptional regulator has protein sequence MDAIKTDRPSPQLPQSRRHEMIINLIKQEGFVTTEGLVQHFRVTPQTIRRDLNELDRQGQISRHHGGAGLANSSTENTQYSERKKQLSSEKDRIANELVKRIPDGSSLFIDIGTSTESVARALLKHNHLKVVTNNLHVASILLARDDFTVIIAGGEVRNRDGGIMGEATRDFISQFRMDFAITGISGIDLDGTLLDFDYHEVCVAQAMMANAHKVFTIADHSKFGRSAMIRLGHVEDIDTLFTDVQPPAPLMDQLKQGQTDVVVC, from the coding sequence ATGGATGCCATAAAAACTGACAGACCATCACCTCAGCTACCTCAAAGCCGCCGCCATGAAATGATTATTAACCTGATAAAGCAGGAAGGCTTTGTGACCACAGAAGGGCTGGTTCAGCATTTCAGGGTGACACCACAAACCATACGGCGGGATTTGAATGAACTGGATCGGCAGGGACAAATCAGTCGTCATCACGGTGGAGCCGGCCTGGCTAACAGCAGTACAGAAAACACTCAATACAGCGAACGAAAAAAACAACTGAGTTCAGAAAAAGACCGCATTGCCAACGAACTGGTGAAACGCATTCCCGACGGCTCTTCCCTTTTCATTGATATTGGCACTTCCACTGAATCGGTCGCCCGCGCACTGCTTAAACACAATCACCTCAAAGTCGTTACCAATAACCTGCACGTTGCCTCTATTCTTCTTGCACGCGATGATTTCACCGTGATTATTGCCGGTGGCGAGGTTCGCAATCGCGATGGCGGTATTATGGGAGAAGCGACACGGGACTTTATCAGCCAGTTCCGGATGGACTTTGCGATCACGGGTATCAGTGGCATAGACCTCGATGGCACTCTGCTGGACTTTGATTATCACGAAGTGTGTGTTGCACAGGCTATGATGGCCAATGCCCACAAGGTTTTCACGATTGCAGACCACAGCAAATTTGGTCGCAGCGCCATGATCCGCCTGGGTCATGTAGAAGATATTGATACGCTGTTTACTGATGTTCAGCCACCAGCGCCATTAATGGATCAGCTTAAGCAGGGACAAACAGACGTCGTTGTGTGCTGA